The region CCCGCATCGAACGGCACGGTCTGGGGTCGACTTCTCTCTCAGGCACCGGAGATCGACGGGAATGTGCTGCTCGACGGGTCATTCCGCCGGGGCAGCATAATCAAGGCTCGTGTAACGAGAGCAGAGGCTTACGATCTGTACGCCGCTGCCGACTGAAAGGAGCTGAAATGCCGATGCGCGAAAAGATGGTACGGATTACGGGACTTGCCATGTCCCGACCTGTCGCCTTTGTTTTCGCTCTCATATATGTTTTTCAGTCGGCGACTATATTCTATTTGCTGACCGAGAAGTACGAGAATGAGAAGCTGATCCAGTATCAGCAGTCAAAAATAGAGCAGCTCGAGGAGAAACTTAAGATTCTCGATATAATCGAAGATTTCCAAATCGGCATGCGGCCATCCGAAATAGGCACTCTTGCCAATGTAGTTTATAACGAGAGCCGCAAGTATGGTTACGACCCCTTGCTGCTACTGGCTCTGATTCAGGTAGAAAGCTCGTTCAAGAAGGAACAGGTTTCGAATATGGGAGCTATCGGGCTGATGCAAGTCAAGCCTTCGATTGGCTCAGATGTCGCGAATCGACGAGGCATAG is a window of Candidatus Zixiibacteriota bacterium DNA encoding:
- a CDS encoding lytic transglycosylase domain-containing protein; translation: MPMREKMVRITGLAMSRPVAFVFALIYVFQSATIFYLLTEKYENEKLIQYQQSKIEQLEEKLKILDIIEDFQIGMRPSEIGTLANVVYNESRKYGYDPLLLLALIQVESSFKKEQVSNMGAIGLMQVKPSIGSDVANRRGIDWHNRSMLLEPDYNVELGSLYLFELVLKFGDLKEAITAYNIGPTRLSRLQHDDITPPNAYLAKVLKKYRSLKAEYDS